In one Streptomyces venezuelae genomic region, the following are encoded:
- a CDS encoding nitrate reductase subunit alpha translates to MQQRKDIAESLVKAGSFFTRTAETSEDLHRVQHTGGRDGEAFYRDRWSHDKVVYSTHGVNCTGSCRWKVYVKDGIITWETQATDYPSVDPDRPEYEPRGCPRGASFSWYTYSPTRVRYPHVRGTLLEMYREAKARLKDPVLAWADIQGDPERRRRYQRARGKGGLVRASWDEAVEIVAAAHVHTIKEHGPDRVAGFSPIPAMSMASHAAGARFHSLIGAPMLSFYDWYADLPVASPQVFGDQTDVPESGDWWDAAYLMMWGSNVPVTRTPDAHWMAEARYRGQKVVTVSPDFADNTKFADEWMHPHPGTDGALALAMGHVILKEFFVERQTPFFQNYVRRYTDLPFLVTLDETEKGLVPHKFLTAADIGEETENARWKTVLIDDASGDLTVPNGTLGHRWGTSGTPDWNLDLGDTVPRLTLYGEDTAEIALPRFEEGAHGDGGVVRRGVPVRRVGDRLVTTVHDLMLAQYGVPRAGLPGEWPASYEDASQPGTPAWQETLTSVPAAQATRVAREFADTAEASQGRCMILMGAGTNHWFHAETTYRAFLSLLQLTGCQGRNGGGWGHYVGQEKCRPVTGWATLASASDWARPPRHMIGAGWFYLHTDQWRYDTLPAESLASPLGEGRFEGMTGADCLAASARMGWMPSYPTFDRNPLDLGATEDPVADTVRELKEGTLGFAGEDPDAPGNWPRVLNVWRANLLGSSSKGNEYFLKHLLGTHSNLPDDGPRCAPRDVKWHSEDVEGKLDLLLCLDFRMTSTTLLSDVVLPAATWYEKHDLSSTDMHPFLHAFTPAVDPPWQARTDYDAFLAVARRFGELAGEHLGVRRDLVATALQHDTPGGEMAQPGGVALDWSKGECEPVPGRTMYNLAVVERDYGAVGEKFAALGPLVDELGVTTKAVTFDVAEEVAYLKEKNGTVRGGTADGRPRLDTAQRACEAILSLSGTSNGRLATQGFETLEKRVGTEMAHLAAEAEGKRITFADTQARPVPVITSPEWSGSESGGRRYTAFTVNTEHLKPWHTLTGRQHFFLDHDWLHEVGEALPVYKPPLNMHRLYGEPELGSRTDGKEGREVAVRFLTPHNKWAIHSQYQDNLYMMTLGRGGQTVWMSPQDADAIGVRDNEWIEAVNRNGVITARAIVSHKMPPGTVYMNHAQERTVGVPKTEKTGRRGGIHNSLTRIMLKPTHLVGGYAQLTWAFNYLGPTGNQRDEVTVIRRRDQEVTY, encoded by the coding sequence TTGCAGCAGAGGAAAGACATCGCTGAGTCGCTCGTGAAGGCCGGGAGTTTCTTCACCCGGACCGCGGAGACCTCCGAGGATCTGCACCGGGTGCAGCACACCGGAGGCCGGGACGGGGAAGCCTTCTACCGTGACCGTTGGAGCCACGACAAGGTCGTGTATTCCACGCACGGCGTGAACTGCACGGGATCGTGCCGCTGGAAGGTGTACGTCAAGGACGGCATCATCACGTGGGAGACGCAGGCCACGGACTATCCGAGCGTCGACCCCGACCGTCCCGAATACGAACCCCGCGGTTGTCCGCGCGGAGCCTCTTTCTCCTGGTACACGTATTCACCCACGCGCGTGCGCTACCCCCATGTGCGCGGAACGCTTCTGGAGATGTACCGGGAGGCCAAGGCGCGGCTGAAGGACCCGGTGCTCGCCTGGGCCGACATCCAGGGCGACCCCGAGCGCCGCAGGCGCTACCAGCGGGCGCGCGGCAAGGGCGGCCTGGTGCGGGCGAGTTGGGACGAGGCCGTCGAGATCGTCGCGGCGGCGCACGTGCACACGATCAAGGAACACGGCCCGGACCGCGTCGCGGGATTCTCCCCCATTCCCGCGATGTCGATGGCGTCGCACGCCGCGGGCGCCCGTTTCCATTCCCTCATCGGCGCCCCGATGCTCTCTTTCTACGACTGGTACGCGGATCTCCCCGTGGCCTCTCCGCAGGTGTTCGGTGACCAGACCGACGTACCGGAGTCGGGTGACTGGTGGGACGCCGCGTATTTGATGATGTGGGGCTCCAATGTGCCGGTGACGCGGACTCCGGACGCGCACTGGATGGCCGAGGCGCGCTACCGCGGGCAGAAAGTCGTCACCGTGTCGCCCGATTTCGCGGACAACACGAAGTTCGCCGACGAATGGATGCACCCGCACCCCGGAACGGACGGCGCGCTCGCCCTCGCGATGGGGCACGTCATCCTCAAGGAATTCTTCGTCGAACGGCAGACGCCGTTCTTCCAGAATTACGTACGCCGCTACACGGATCTGCCTTTCCTGGTCACGCTCGACGAGACCGAGAAGGGCCTCGTGCCGCACAAGTTCCTCACCGCCGCCGACATCGGCGAGGAGACCGAGAACGCGCGGTGGAAGACCGTTCTGATCGACGACGCGAGCGGCGACCTCACCGTCCCCAACGGCACCCTCGGCCACCGCTGGGGCACGTCCGGGACCCCCGACTGGAACCTCGATCTGGGCGACACCGTGCCCCGGCTGACGCTGTACGGCGAGGACACCGCGGAGATCGCGCTGCCCCGCTTCGAAGAGGGCGCCCACGGCGACGGCGGCGTCGTACGCCGCGGAGTGCCCGTGCGCCGCGTCGGCGACCGGCTCGTCACCACCGTCCACGACCTGATGCTCGCCCAGTACGGGGTCCCGCGCGCGGGGCTGCCCGGCGAGTGGCCCGCCTCCTACGAAGACGCCTCCCAGCCCGGCACTCCCGCCTGGCAGGAGACCCTGACGTCCGTGCCGGCCGCGCAGGCCACGCGCGTGGCGCGCGAATTCGCCGACACGGCCGAGGCGTCACAAGGGCGCTGCATGATCCTCATGGGCGCGGGGACCAACCACTGGTTCCACGCGGAGACCACCTACCGCGCGTTCCTGTCCCTGCTCCAGCTCACCGGCTGTCAGGGGCGCAACGGCGGCGGCTGGGGGCACTACGTAGGGCAGGAGAAGTGCCGCCCGGTGACCGGCTGGGCGACGCTCGCGAGCGCCTCCGACTGGGCCCGCCCGCCCCGGCACATGATCGGCGCGGGCTGGTTCTATCTGCACACCGACCAGTGGCGCTACGACACCCTCCCCGCCGAGTCCCTCGCGTCCCCTCTGGGAGAGGGCCGTTTCGAGGGGATGACGGGCGCCGACTGTCTCGCCGCGTCCGCGCGCATGGGCTGGATGCCGTCGTACCCGACCTTCGACCGCAACCCGCTGGACCTGGGGGCCACCGAGGACCCCGTGGCCGACACCGTGCGGGAGCTGAAGGAGGGCACGCTGGGCTTCGCGGGCGAGGACCCCGACGCGCCGGGCAACTGGCCGCGCGTGCTCAACGTATGGCGGGCGAACCTGCTCGGCTCGTCCTCCAAGGGCAACGAGTACTTCCTGAAGCATCTGCTCGGCACGCACTCCAACCTCCCCGACGACGGGCCGCGTTGCGCGCCGCGCGACGTGAAGTGGCACTCCGAGGACGTCGAGGGGAAGCTCGATCTGCTGCTGTGCCTCGACTTCCGGATGACGTCGACGACGCTGCTCTCCGACGTCGTCCTGCCGGCCGCCACCTGGTACGAGAAGCACGACCTGTCGTCCACCGACATGCACCCCTTCCTGCACGCCTTCACACCGGCCGTGGACCCGCCCTGGCAGGCGCGCACCGACTACGACGCGTTCCTCGCCGTCGCGCGCCGGTTCGGCGAGCTGGCGGGCGAGCACCTGGGCGTGCGGCGCGACCTCGTCGCCACGGCGCTGCAGCACGACACCCCGGGCGGTGAGATGGCGCAGCCCGGCGGGGTGGCGCTCGACTGGTCGAAGGGCGAGTGCGAGCCCGTCCCGGGGCGCACGATGTACAACCTGGCCGTCGTGGAGCGCGACTACGGAGCGGTCGGCGAGAAGTTCGCCGCGCTCGGCCCGCTCGTCGACGAGCTCGGCGTCACCACGAAGGCGGTCACGTTCGACGTCGCCGAGGAAGTCGCGTACCTGAAGGAGAAGAACGGCACCGTGCGCGGCGGCACCGCGGACGGCAGGCCGCGCCTGGACACCGCCCAGCGGGCCTGTGAGGCCATCCTGTCGCTCTCCGGGACCTCCAACGGCCGCCTGGCCACCCAGGGCTTCGAGACGCTGGAGAAGCGCGTCGGGACGGAGATGGCACACCTGGCCGCCGAGGCCGAGGGCAAGCGGATCACCTTCGCGGACACCCAGGCACGGCCGGTGCCGGTGATCACGTCGCCCGAGTGGTCGGGCAGCGAGTCCGGAGGGCGCCGCTACACCGCGTTCACCGTCAACACCGAACACCTGAAGCCGTGGCACACCCTCACCGGGCGCCAGCACTTCTTCCTCGACCACGACTGGCTCCACGAGGTCGGCGAGGCGCTCCCCGTCTACAAGCCGCCGCTGAACATGCACCGCCTCTACGGAGAGCCCGAGTTGGGTTCCCGGACGGACGGCAAGGAGGGCCGCGAGGTCGCCGTGCGGTTCCTGACCCCGCACAACAAGTGGGCGATCCACTCGCAGTACCAGGACAACCTCTACATGATGACGCTCGGCCGCGGCGGACAGACGGTGTGGATGTCCCCGCAGGACGCGGACGCCATCGGCGTGCGCGACAACGAGTGGATCGAGGCCGTGAACCGCAACGGTGTCATCACGGCCCGCGCGATCGTGTCCCACAAGATGCCGCCGGGGACGGTCTACATGAACCACGCCCAGGAACGGACCGTCGGCGTCCCGAAGACGGAGAAGACGGGCCGCCGCGGCGGCATCCACAACTCCCTCACCCGGATCATGCTCAAGCCCACCCATCTGGTGGGCGGCTACGCCCAGTTGACGTGGGCGTTCAACTACCTGGGCCCGACGGGCAACCAGCGTGACGAGGTGACGGTCATCCGCCGCCGCGACCAGGAGGTCACCTACTGA
- the narH gene encoding nitrate reductase subunit beta: MPRDGVTIGRVMTQVAMVMNLDKCIGCHTCSVTCKQAWTNRKGTEYVWFNNVETLPGQGYPRRWEDQERWQGGWERTRSGRLRLRAGGRLKRLGQIFANPELPELSDYYQPWTYEYKNLTDAPAGDDMPVAKPVSQVTGEPIGTIEWGPNWDDNLGGAPEHGPKDPLVEKVRDEVGERIRFEFEQSFMFYLPRICEHCLNPACVSSCPSGAMYKRVEDGIVLVDQDQCRGWRMCVTGCPYKKVYFNHATGKAEKCTFCFPRVEAGMPTICSETCVGRMRYLGVMLYDADKVAEAAAVEDEQDLYPAQLECFLDPEDPAVIAAARASGISDEWLDAARRSPVYDLIRTYQVALPLHPEYRTMPMVWYVPPLSPVVEAVAAAGRDGEDAGNLFGAIDALRIPVEYLAALLTAGDTYAVDAVLRRMAAMRAYMRRINLGEERDESIASAVGLTGQEMEDMFRLLAIAKYEDRYVVPTAARADADALAQTHPLDDGCPVADAPGDPSEERVMLNLSPTRRTA; the protein is encoded by the coding sequence ATGCCCCGTGACGGAGTCACCATCGGACGCGTCATGACCCAAGTCGCCATGGTCATGAACCTCGACAAGTGCATCGGCTGCCACACGTGTTCGGTCACCTGCAAGCAGGCGTGGACGAACCGCAAGGGCACCGAGTACGTGTGGTTCAACAACGTCGAGACGCTCCCCGGACAGGGCTACCCGCGCCGCTGGGAGGACCAGGAGCGGTGGCAGGGCGGCTGGGAGCGGACCAGGTCCGGCAGGCTGCGGCTGAGGGCCGGAGGGCGCCTCAAGCGGCTCGGCCAGATCTTCGCCAACCCCGAGCTGCCGGAGCTCTCGGACTACTACCAGCCGTGGACGTACGAGTACAAGAACCTCACCGACGCCCCGGCGGGCGACGACATGCCCGTCGCCAAGCCCGTCTCGCAGGTGACGGGCGAGCCCATCGGCACCATCGAGTGGGGCCCCAACTGGGACGACAACCTCGGCGGCGCCCCGGAGCACGGCCCCAAGGACCCGCTGGTCGAGAAGGTCCGCGACGAGGTGGGCGAGCGGATCCGGTTCGAGTTCGAGCAGAGCTTCATGTTCTACCTGCCGCGGATCTGCGAACACTGCCTCAACCCCGCGTGCGTCTCGTCGTGCCCCTCCGGAGCGATGTACAAGCGCGTGGAGGACGGCATCGTCCTCGTCGACCAGGACCAGTGCCGCGGCTGGCGGATGTGCGTGACCGGCTGCCCCTACAAGAAGGTCTACTTCAACCACGCCACCGGCAAGGCGGAGAAGTGCACCTTCTGCTTCCCGCGCGTGGAGGCCGGGATGCCGACCATCTGCTCGGAGACCTGCGTCGGCCGCATGCGCTACCTGGGCGTCATGCTGTACGACGCCGACAAGGTCGCCGAGGCCGCCGCCGTGGAGGACGAACAGGACCTCTACCCGGCGCAATTGGAGTGCTTCCTCGATCCCGAGGACCCGGCGGTCATAGCCGCCGCCCGTGCCTCGGGCATCTCCGACGAGTGGCTCGACGCGGCCCGCCGCTCCCCCGTGTACGACCTGATCAGGACGTACCAGGTCGCGCTTCCGCTGCACCCGGAGTACCGCACCATGCCGATGGTCTGGTACGTCCCGCCGCTGTCCCCGGTCGTGGAGGCGGTGGCCGCCGCGGGCCGCGACGGGGAGGACGCGGGCAACCTCTTCGGAGCGATCGACGCGCTGCGGATCCCCGTGGAGTACCTCGCCGCGCTGCTCACCGCGGGTGACACCTACGCCGTGGACGCGGTGCTGCGCCGGATGGCGGCCATGCGCGCCTACATGCGCCGCATCAACCTCGGGGAGGAGCGCGACGAGTCCATCGCCTCCGCGGTCGGCCTCACCGGCCAGGAGATGGAGGACATGTTCCGGCTCCTGGCGATCGCCAAGTACGAGGACCGCTATGTGGTCCCGACCGCCGCCCGCGCCGACGCGGACGCCCTCGCGCAGACGCACCCGCTCGACGACGGATGCCCGGTCGCCGACGCCCCGGGCGACCCCTCCGAGGAGCGCGTCATGCTCAACCTCAGCCCCACCCGGAGGACCGCATGA
- the narJ gene encoding nitrate reductase molybdenum cofactor assembly chaperone — protein sequence MTPDAVVRLVAGRLLHYPDERLYADLDRLHEATDHPLLREFIAHARVRRPLDLAAHYTNVFDTRNRRCLYLTWWSDGDTRNRGLSLVRVKRVYREHGLEFASQELPDFLPVMLEFAAREEEAGTALLEEHRAGLELLRLAVTDAETPYARVLEAVCGTLPGPSPKTRAEAKALARSGPPRETVGLEPFGPGVDLPWPAARQSAAQERTPA from the coding sequence ATGACCCCCGACGCCGTCGTCCGGCTCGTCGCCGGGCGGCTCCTGCACTACCCCGACGAGCGGCTGTACGCGGATCTGGACCGCCTCCACGAAGCGACCGACCACCCCCTGTTGCGGGAGTTCATCGCCCACGCGCGCGTGAGGCGTCCCCTGGACCTCGCCGCGCACTACACGAACGTCTTCGACACCCGTAACCGCCGCTGCCTGTACCTCACCTGGTGGTCGGACGGCGACACCCGCAACCGGGGCCTGTCCCTGGTGCGCGTGAAGCGGGTGTACCGCGAGCACGGCCTGGAGTTCGCCTCCCAGGAGCTGCCGGACTTCCTCCCGGTGATGCTGGAGTTCGCCGCCCGCGAGGAGGAGGCGGGCACCGCCCTCCTTGAGGAGCACCGGGCCGGGCTCGAACTGCTGCGGCTGGCCGTCACCGACGCGGAGACCCCCTACGCGCGCGTGCTCGAAGCGGTCTGCGGGACGCTCCCCGGACCCTCCCCGAAGACGCGCGCCGAGGCGAAGGCGCTGGCCCGCAGCGGGCCGCCCCGCGAGACCGTCGGACTCGAACCCTTCGGCCCCGGCGTGGACCTCCCCTGGCCCGCCGCCCGGCAATCCGCCGCCCAGGAAAGGACCCCGGCGTGA
- the narI gene encoding respiratory nitrate reductase subunit gamma: MDLLLWGVMPYVAVTLLIAGLVWRARYDRFGLTTHSSQLQESRLLRIGSPLFHFGMVFVVLGHVVGLLVPDSWTDAVGVSDHTYHLVAVSTGAVAGVAAAVGIGILVYRRFTVPAVRRATLRSDHLMYTVLLGAMLLGLVATVLNSSGAVDYNYREGISVWFRSLFTLQPDHHLMGAAPLAFKLHVVFGFALFALIPFSRLAHIVSAPFKYVFRPYVVYRARDPRELASRRPKRGWERAS; the protein is encoded by the coding sequence ATGGACCTCCTCCTGTGGGGCGTCATGCCCTACGTCGCCGTCACCCTCCTGATCGCGGGCCTGGTCTGGCGGGCCCGCTACGACCGGTTCGGCCTGACCACGCACTCCTCGCAGCTGCAGGAGTCGCGGCTGCTGCGCATCGGCTCGCCGCTCTTCCACTTCGGCATGGTGTTCGTGGTGCTCGGCCACGTCGTCGGGCTGCTGGTCCCGGACAGCTGGACGGACGCGGTGGGCGTCAGCGACCACACGTACCACCTGGTGGCGGTCTCCACCGGCGCGGTCGCGGGCGTCGCGGCGGCCGTCGGCATCGGCATCCTCGTGTACCGGCGCTTCACGGTGCCGGCCGTCCGCAGAGCCACCCTCCGTAGTGACCACCTGATGTACACGGTCCTGCTCGGGGCGATGCTGCTCGGTCTCGTCGCGACCGTCCTGAACTCCTCCGGAGCGGTCGACTACAACTACCGCGAGGGCATCTCCGTCTGGTTCCGGAGCCTGTTCACGCTCCAGCCCGACCACCACCTGATGGGCGCCGCGCCGCTCGCCTTCAAGCTGCATGTCGTCTTCGGCTTCGCGCTGTTCGCCCTGATCCCGTTCTCGCGGCTCGCGCACATCGTCAGCGCCCCGTTCAAGTACGTCTTCAGGCCGTACGTCGTCTACCGCGCCCGGGACCCGCGGGAGCTCGCGAGCCGGCGTCCGAAGCGCGGCTGGGAGCGTGCCTCGTGA
- a CDS encoding TIGR04053 family radical SAM/SPASM domain-containing protein, translating into MSRVVRRPRHDVGERPFIVIWEATRACPLACLHCRAEAQPARDPRELDGADARRLMDQIAAFGKPGPLFVITGGDPFQRPDLTDLVAYGTALGLRVAVSPSGTPTLDRANLTAVRDAGAVALSLSVDGSTAERHDAFRGVDGVFKWTIDGWRTARELGLKVQVNTTVTRDSLEDLADIAALVRREGAMLWSGFVLVPTGRGEQLASLTPDEVEDVLHFLYDTGAVMATKTTEGHHFRRVALQRTLLERHGEEPELGPLYARLTARARAVGLHDGKRRAVRRPPMDVGSGRGFVFVSHTGEVHPSGFLPLSAGNVKHHPLVDIYRGSALFTTLREPALLGGACGRCEFNTVCGGSRSRAYGATGRVLAADPWCAYEPGSFPYQDELRELLSGDTRFRSEGSTV; encoded by the coding sequence GTGAGCCGCGTCGTACGGCGCCCCCGCCACGACGTCGGCGAGCGCCCCTTCATCGTCATCTGGGAGGCCACGCGCGCGTGCCCGCTGGCCTGTCTGCACTGCAGGGCCGAGGCGCAGCCCGCACGGGACCCGCGCGAGCTGGACGGCGCGGACGCCCGCCGCCTCATGGACCAGATCGCCGCCTTCGGGAAGCCAGGACCGCTCTTCGTGATCACCGGCGGCGACCCGTTCCAGCGGCCCGACCTCACCGACCTCGTCGCGTACGGAACGGCGCTCGGACTGCGCGTCGCCGTCTCCCCCTCGGGCACACCGACGCTGGACCGGGCGAACCTGACCGCCGTGCGCGACGCGGGCGCCGTCGCCCTGTCCCTGAGCGTCGACGGGTCGACCGCCGAGCGGCACGACGCGTTCCGTGGCGTGGACGGCGTCTTCAAATGGACCATCGACGGCTGGCGCACGGCCCGCGAACTCGGACTGAAGGTGCAGGTCAACACCACCGTCACCCGCGACAGCCTGGAGGACCTCGCGGACATCGCGGCCCTGGTGCGCAGGGAGGGCGCGATGCTGTGGAGCGGCTTCGTGCTCGTGCCGACCGGACGCGGCGAGCAGCTCGCCTCGCTCACCCCCGACGAGGTCGAGGACGTCCTGCACTTCCTGTACGACACGGGTGCGGTGATGGCCACCAAGACCACCGAAGGGCACCACTTCCGCCGCGTGGCCCTCCAGCGCACCCTTCTGGAACGGCACGGCGAGGAGCCCGAGTTGGGGCCCCTGTACGCCCGCCTGACGGCACGCGCGCGTGCCGTCGGTCTGCACGACGGGAAGCGGCGCGCGGTGCGCAGACCGCCCATGGACGTCGGCTCGGGGCGCGGCTTCGTCTTCGTGTCACACACCGGCGAGGTCCACCCCAGCGGCTTCCTGCCGCTGTCGGCGGGCAACGTGAAGCACCATCCGCTGGTCGACATCTACCGGGGCTCCGCACTGTTCACTACCTTGCGCGAACCCGCACTGCTCGGCGGCGCGTGCGGACGCTGCGAGTTCAACACCGTGTGCGGAGGCTCCCGTTCGCGCGCGTACGGGGCGACGGGGCGGGTGCTCGCCGCCGACCCCTGGTGCGCGTACGAACCGGGGAGCTTCCCCTACCAGGACGAGCTGCGGGAGCTGCTCTCCGGAGACACCCGGTTCCGTTCGGAAGGGAGCACCGTATGA
- a CDS encoding YwiC-like family protein, with translation MGRKKRGALRSWLPNQHGAWAMLAVPFAVGVFLGDGPGEGPRWAHLPLFVAWLAGYVTAFHVQQWLRLRRLSRNPRAPRRHVRPAIGSAAVSAVFGVPLLFAYPWLLLAAACAAPFVAVNTWYAWRNKERALLNGLAAVVPACGMLLVTLRMGGGELSEGWRPALACLLFFAGTVPYVKTMIRERDSRAYYRASVAYHALAVPVAYALAPWLAVLFAAYLVRAAVLPGKGLRVPVVGAVEVVGAALLLAALLLVF, from the coding sequence ATGGGCAGGAAGAAGCGGGGCGCGCTCCGGTCGTGGCTGCCGAACCAGCACGGCGCGTGGGCGATGCTCGCGGTGCCGTTCGCGGTGGGCGTCTTCCTCGGCGACGGGCCGGGCGAAGGCCCCCGGTGGGCGCATCTGCCGCTGTTCGTCGCCTGGTTGGCGGGGTACGTCACCGCCTTCCACGTCCAGCAGTGGCTCCGCCTGCGCCGCCTCTCCCGCAACCCGAGGGCCCCGCGCCGCCACGTGCGCCCCGCCATCGGCTCGGCCGCGGTCTCCGCGGTGTTCGGGGTGCCGCTCCTGTTCGCGTACCCCTGGCTGCTGCTCGCGGCCGCCTGCGCCGCCCCCTTCGTGGCCGTCAACACGTGGTACGCGTGGCGCAACAAGGAGCGGGCCCTGCTGAACGGCCTCGCCGCGGTGGTCCCCGCCTGCGGCATGCTCCTCGTGACGCTGCGGATGGGCGGCGGCGAGCTCTCCGAAGGCTGGCGTCCCGCGCTCGCCTGCCTGCTGTTCTTCGCGGGCACGGTGCCGTACGTGAAGACGATGATCCGCGAGCGCGACTCACGGGCGTACTACCGGGCGTCGGTGGCGTACCACGCCCTCGCCGTCCCCGTCGCGTACGCGCTCGCTCCCTGGCTCGCGGTCCTGTTCGCGGCCTACCTGGTGCGCGCGGCGGTGCTGCCGGGGAAGGGCCTCAGGGTGCCGGTGGTCGGGGCGGTGGAGGTCGTGGGCGCGGCGCTGCTGCTGGCCGCGCTCCTGCTGGTGTTCTGA
- the hemG gene encoding protoporphyrinogen oxidase yields MKRSVIVVGGGISGLTAAWRLRAEAEVTVLEGAPRIGGKLRTGTLAGVPVDEGAESLMALRPEAVRLAQEVGLGDALCDPAPAPTTLWSNGALRPLPPGHVMGIPTSPDALVGTGLLSDEGVARLRHEETLPAEPMAEDVSVAEYLGGRLGQETVDRLVEPLLGGVYAGRPDRLSLRAVLPRVAAVAGRGEPLLEALRRMRTSGRGSLPRSDAPRTVPVQGLRGGTGRLPLAVAAASGARVLTGTRARELQRTPAGRWRVLAATGDGPLLLEADAVILAVPAYEAAELLRPHAPLADADLGAIQHASTAVVTLAFPRAEALTRAHGSGPGHGPGEAFPEGNGFLVPAVDGRTLKAATFLSNKWRWQREETPDVFLLRTSIGRVAEEHRLAVPDRHLVRGSVIELHQALGSIGEPVAARVTRWERGLPQYGVGHIERVARVREAVGKLPGLALCGAAYEGVGVAACVATGTAAARHLTEG; encoded by the coding sequence ATGAAGCGCTCAGTGATCGTCGTCGGCGGCGGCATCAGCGGACTGACCGCCGCCTGGCGGCTGCGCGCCGAGGCCGAAGTGACCGTCCTGGAGGGTGCCCCCCGCATCGGCGGCAAGCTGCGCACCGGCACCCTCGCGGGCGTCCCCGTCGACGAGGGCGCCGAGTCCCTGATGGCGCTGCGCCCCGAGGCCGTGCGCCTGGCGCAGGAGGTCGGCCTCGGCGACGCCCTGTGCGACCCGGCCCCCGCGCCCACCACCCTGTGGTCGAACGGCGCGCTGCGCCCGCTGCCGCCCGGCCACGTCATGGGCATCCCCACCTCCCCGGACGCGCTGGTGGGCACGGGGCTGCTGTCCGACGAGGGCGTGGCCAGGCTGCGCCACGAGGAGACGCTGCCCGCCGAGCCGATGGCCGAGGACGTGTCCGTGGCCGAGTACCTCGGCGGCCGGCTCGGCCAGGAGACCGTGGACCGGCTCGTGGAGCCGCTGCTCGGCGGGGTCTACGCGGGCCGTCCCGACCGGCTCTCGCTGCGGGCCGTGCTGCCGCGCGTGGCGGCGGTCGCGGGGCGCGGGGAACCGCTGCTCGAGGCGCTGCGCCGGATGCGTACGTCCGGTAGGGGCTCCTTGCCGCGCTCGGACGCCCCTCGCACCGTCCCCGTCCAGGGGCTGCGCGGCGGCACCGGACGCCTGCCCCTCGCCGTGGCGGCGGCGAGCGGCGCCCGGGTGCTCACCGGCACCCGCGCGCGTGAGCTGCAGCGCACCCCCGCCGGACGGTGGCGGGTCCTGGCCGCCACGGGCGACGGTCCGCTCCTCCTCGAGGCGGACGCGGTGATCCTCGCCGTGCCCGCGTACGAGGCCGCGGAGCTGCTGCGCCCGCACGCGCCGCTCGCCGACGCCGACCTCGGCGCGATCCAGCACGCCAGCACCGCCGTGGTGACCTTGGCGTTCCCGCGCGCGGAGGCCCTCACCCGGGCGCACGGCAGCGGGCCGGGCCACGGCCCCGGGGAGGCGTTTCCCGAGGGCAACGGCTTCCTGGTGCCCGCCGTCGACGGACGCACCCTCAAGGCGGCCACGTTCCTCAGCAACAAGTGGCGGTGGCAGCGCGAGGAGACGCCCGACGTCTTCCTGCTGCGCACCTCCATCGGCCGCGTCGCCGAGGAGCACCGCCTCGCCGTCCCCGACCGCCATCTGGTCCGCGGCTCCGTCATCGAGCTGCACCAGGCCCTCGGCTCCATCGGGGAGCCCGTCGCGGCCCGCGTCACCCGCTGGGAACGCGGTCTGCCGCAGTACGGCGTCGGGCACATCGAGCGCGTCGCCCGCGTCCGTGAGGCGGTCGGCAAGCTGCCGGGGCTCGCCCTGTGCGGCGCCGCGTACGAGGGTGTGGGCGTCGCCGCGTGCGTGGCGACGGGGACGGCCGCCGCACGGCACCTCACCGAGGGCTGA